The following proteins come from a genomic window of Gynuella sunshinyii YC6258:
- a CDS encoding sigma-54-dependent Fis family transcriptional regulator encodes MDYPDRISLASMSRQSESAADNKDSRNLNIQQQLQQTPTLDDLTECLSFSPGDGRIWLNDQRMQLIHTSSFGVLRREMIEAFGMQRARGIMTRTGYASGARDAELMRKRWPGAELTSVLIAGTQLHALEGAVQVETLSVDVDTKKGHYEGEFLWHHCTEDEEHVAAYGIGSEPACWWELGYAMGYVSGLVGSLVIFREVECRAMGHSVCRIIGKTAKHWGNIDEDMAYLNASSPQMATETKPDQEIYLPTDPPHEPAMNDVQMIGASAAFTAASHSLKKVAPTQATVLLSGESGVGKELFATMLHRMSSRNHQPFVAFNCAAIPENLIEAELFGVEKGAYTGAIQQRAGRFERADGGTLFLDEIATLSLEGQSKLLRALQEKEIERVGSSKAIKVDVRVVAATNVDLREAVERGEFRGDLFYRLNVFPILLPPLRERRDDLPLLINHFFHHYCRQHGRTLSGITQKATQALLHYDFPGNIRELQNIIERGVIDADDENPVDLHNLFRNEPIPKSVLYSVNSGGALSNTIRNTPEKSEPSFSSLFTGKEPISIDVLEQKILQEAVKTAGGNLAEAARRVGLTRAQLAYRLKKTDKT; translated from the coding sequence ATGGATTACCCTGACCGCATTTCGTTAGCCAGCATGTCCCGCCAATCTGAGTCTGCTGCCGACAACAAAGATTCCCGGAACCTGAACATTCAACAACAGTTACAACAAACACCAACACTGGATGATCTGACCGAATGCTTAAGTTTTTCACCAGGTGACGGCCGCATCTGGCTGAACGACCAGCGCATGCAGTTAATACATACCTCATCGTTTGGGGTTTTACGCCGGGAAATGATTGAAGCCTTTGGCATGCAGCGCGCACGCGGCATCATGACCCGCACCGGCTATGCCTCAGGTGCCCGGGATGCAGAACTCATGCGCAAACGCTGGCCTGGTGCCGAGCTCACCTCAGTACTGATTGCCGGTACCCAGCTACACGCGCTGGAAGGCGCTGTTCAGGTCGAAACGCTGAGCGTCGATGTGGACACCAAAAAAGGCCACTATGAAGGGGAATTCCTCTGGCATCACTGTACCGAAGATGAAGAACACGTCGCTGCCTATGGCATTGGTTCCGAACCCGCCTGCTGGTGGGAACTGGGATATGCGATGGGATATGTCAGTGGTCTGGTTGGCTCATTGGTGATTTTTCGCGAAGTGGAATGTCGTGCCATGGGTCATAGCGTTTGCCGCATCATCGGTAAGACAGCAAAACATTGGGGCAACATTGATGAAGATATGGCATATCTGAACGCATCCAGCCCACAGATGGCAACAGAAACCAAGCCTGACCAGGAGATTTATCTGCCAACGGACCCTCCGCACGAACCGGCCATGAATGACGTACAGATGATCGGCGCATCTGCCGCATTTACAGCCGCCAGTCATAGTTTGAAAAAAGTGGCTCCCACTCAGGCAACGGTGCTGTTGTCCGGTGAATCCGGAGTCGGCAAAGAGCTGTTTGCGACGATGTTGCATCGAATGAGCTCAAGAAATCATCAACCATTTGTGGCATTTAACTGCGCCGCGATTCCCGAAAATCTGATCGAAGCGGAATTATTTGGTGTCGAAAAAGGCGCCTATACCGGGGCCATCCAACAACGTGCCGGGCGTTTTGAACGCGCCGATGGAGGAACTCTTTTCCTCGATGAAATCGCCACCCTGAGCCTCGAAGGTCAGAGCAAATTATTGCGCGCGCTACAGGAAAAAGAGATCGAACGGGTGGGCAGTTCTAAAGCTATAAAAGTAGATGTCAGAGTCGTTGCCGCCACCAATGTCGACTTACGCGAAGCAGTGGAACGTGGAGAATTTCGGGGGGATCTGTTTTATCGTTTAAACGTATTTCCAATTCTACTGCCTCCCCTTCGGGAACGACGGGATGACCTTCCCCTACTCATCAACCATTTTTTTCATCACTACTGCCGACAGCACGGAAGAACACTCAGCGGCATCACCCAGAAAGCAACGCAGGCATTATTGCACTACGACTTTCCCGGCAATATTCGCGAATTACAGAACATCATCGAGCGTGGTGTCATTGATGCCGATGACGAAAATCCCGTCGATCTGCACAACCTGTTTCGTAACGAGCCCATTCCCAAATCGGTTTTGTATTCAGTGAACAGCGGTGGTGCACTCTCAAATACCATCCGCAATACCCCAGAAAAATCAGAACCATCTTTCTCCAGCCTGTTCACTGGGAAGGAACCCATATCCATTGATGTTCTGGAACAGAAAATTCTTCAGGAAGCCGTCAAAACCGCTGGCGGAAATCTGGCTGAAGCTGCCCGGCGGGTCGGACTTACCCGCGCCCAATTGGCATATCGGCTTAAAAAAACAGACAAGACATAA